Proteins found in one Venturia canescens isolate UGA chromosome 8, ASM1945775v1, whole genome shotgun sequence genomic segment:
- the LOC122414740 gene encoding odorant receptor Or2-like gives MLRAFVDRKNSSTSVVLENKDYKENMNHAICYLRRLLRFIGVWSLVKKNRERRDIVIAVLLIILATLLPSFVMVPCILHALLREQNPNKKMKLLAPIGLRAANCVKYYAMLNRLDALKFCFKQVETDWMTVSTLADRQIMRKKAILGRRITILCIMVFYTSTLSYNAILPIWRGSKINEFNKTIRPVVYPGYDIFVDPQASPTYEIIFCTTVFAACSTYTVISGSCSLAATFVTHACGQIEIIISRLKTIFDNLQGNDHRLLNDRISFIVRRHVRVLSMTEKIEELLKEICLLEVVSSTLIMCLLGYYFMMEWENADIAAMFPYFLVLFSLSLNVFVFCQIGEILTEQCAEIGKAVYMIDWYDMPGKTGLALILVIAMANIPRKLTAGGMIDLSVASFGAIIKTSAVYFNMLRAMDE, from the exons ATAAGGAGAATATGAATCACGCGATATGCTACTTGAGAAGATTGCTTCGGTTCATCGGTGTTTGGTCCTTGgtaaagaaaaatcgagaaaggAGAGACATCGTAATAGCAGTACTTCTTATAATATTGGCGACGCTGTTACCGTCATTCGTAATGGTTCCGTGCATATTGCACGCCTTACTGAGAGAACAGAatccaaacaaaaaaatgaaattactcGCACCGATTGGTCTCCGCGCGGCGAATTGCGTTAAATATTACGCTATGCTTAATCGTCTCGATGCCCTCAAGTTTTGCTTCAAACAAGTTGAAACCGATTGGATGACGGTGTCTACTCTCGCCGATCGCCaaattatgagaaaaaaagccaTTTTAGGACGGCGCATAACTATCTTATGTATAATGGTTTTTTATACTAGTACATTGTCTTACAATGCGATTCTGCCAATTTGGCGTGGTAgtaaaataaacgaatttaataaaactATCAGACCGGTCGTCTATCCCGGTTATGATATATTCGTCGATCCCCAAGCATCTCCTACGTACGAAATCATCTTTTGTACCACCGTTTTCGCGGCTTGTTCCACTTATACGGTTATATCCGGATCGTGCAGTTTAGCTGCCACCTTTGTTACTCACGCTTGTGGCCAGATTGAAATTATCATATCCCGTCTCAAAACTATATTCGATAACCTTCAGGGCAACGATCACCGACTTCTCAATGATCGTATTTCCTTCATTGTACGACGTCACGTTAGGGTTCTTAG TATGACAGAAAAGATCGAAGAGCTTCTCAAAGAGATTTGTCTTTTGGAAGTGGTGTCGTCGACTCTAATAATGTGCTTGCTCGGATACTATTTTATGATG GAATGGGAAAACGCTGACATAGCCGCTATGTTCCCTTATTTCCTGGTGCTATTTTCTTTGTCTCTCAATGTATTCGTGTTTTGCCAAATCGGTGAAATTCTTACGGAACAG TGTGCTGAGATTGGAAAAGCCGTATACATGATCGATTGGTATGACATGCCGGGGAAAACTGGTTTGGCATTAATATTGGTAATCGCAATGGCAAATATTCCTCGTAAATTGACAGCAGGTGGAATGATAGATCTTTCGGTCGCCAGTTTCGGTGCT ATTATAAAAACGTCAGCGGTATATTTTAACATGTTACGGGCGATGGATGAATGA
- the LOC122414741 gene encoding odorant receptor 9a-like, which produces MSLEMKPRKRSMIDNVEDNKKFEEDTEWSILYTQKLLAMLGIWPFVKEVANKKELLRGFLLISTSLVLIAFIMVPLTIYAARPNQTLKKRMKVFGPIVIRVANLMKWYWIIYRRKEIKICFAHLKSDWKMASNVWDREIMIKNASVGRRITFVSLIFMYITAGFYQIVLPFLRGKKVDAFNRTIRPFAYPVYDKFPSAQSSPQYEIIFYTTFISALVTYTTIIAACGLVATFVTHASGQIEIIMYRLNTLFDNMNDDLQLLNTRVGVVIRSHVRVLRLTDTIEEALRELCFTEVISSTFLICSLGWRVAQWRTGDHLSAFAYFLYLVTITYNLFIFCYIGELLKEQCALIGKATYLIDWWKMPGKTGQSLILIIAMANIPRSLTAGGIMELSVTTFASIVKTAVAYIRFIMSREWH; this is translated from the exons ATGTCACTCGAAATGAAGCCTCGCAAGAGATCGATGATTGATAACGTCGaagataacaaaaaatttgaagaggaTACGGAATGGAGTATACTTTATACACAAAAATTGCTCGCGATGCTCGGTATTTGGCCATTCGTAAAAGAAGTTGCAAACAAAAAAGAACTTCTAAGGGGGTTCCTGTTAATCTCGACGAGCTTGGTGCTAATTGCGTTTATCATGGTACCACTAACAATTTACGCGGCACGGCCAAatcaaacattgaaaaaaagaatgaaagtgTTCGGACCAATTGTTATTCGTGTGGCGAATCTAATGAAATGGTACTGGATTATTTATCGTCGCAAGGAGATCAAGATCTGTTTCGCTCACCTTAAAAGCGATTGGAAGATGGCCTCGAATGTCTGGGATCGGGaaattatgataaaaaatgCTTCTGTTGGCCGTCGAATAACTTTCGTCTCTCTCATATTCATGTACATCACGGCTGGATTTTACCAAATCGTATTGCCGTTCTTACGTGGCAAAAAAGTTGATGCTTTCAACCGAACGATCCGACCATTCGCTTATCCCGTTTACGATAAATTTCCCAGTGCCCAATCCTCTCCTCAatacgaaatcattttttacacCACCTTCATCTCGGCTTTAGTCACTTATACAACTATTATCGCTGCCTGCGGATTAGTCGCCACTTTTGTTACTCACGCTTCTGGCCAAATTGAAATTATCATGTACCGTCTCAATACTTTATTCGATAATATGAATGACGATCTCCAACTTCTCAATACTCGCGTTGGCGTCGTCATACGGAGTCACGTTAGAGTACTCAG attGACAGATACGATTGAAGAGGCACTTAGAGAGCTTTGTTTTACGGAAGTAATTTCTTCGACTTTTCTAATATGCTCGCTCGGATGGCGAGTGGCG caatggCGAACCGGTGACCACTTATCAGCTTTTGCCTACTTTCTTTATCTAGTTACAATAACTTACAATCTCTTCATATTTTGTTACATTGGAGAGCTTCTCAAAGAACAG TGTGCTCTCATTGGAAAAGCCACATACTTGATAGATTGGTGGAAAATGCCGGGAAAAACTGGCCAATCATTGATACTGATAATTGCAATGGCAAACATTCCTCGCTCATTAACAGCCGGAGGAATAATGGAACTCTCGGTAACAACTTTCGCCTCT aTTGTAAAAACCGCAGTGGCTTATATAAGATTTATCATGTCTCGTGAATGGCACTGA
- the LOC122414731 gene encoding odorant receptor 94b-like isoform X2, translated as MSLEINGRKNSTNIVVENENYQSDTDWSIQYIQKLLVILGVWSFVKQNPRKTELAFSIIRIITGVLLIAFVLIPLLIYLITTKQNSTGKMKVFGPILLRVANLMKCFFMIYRRNVIKFCFAHVKNDWKIATSVSDHQIMKKNALNGRQITLCCIVLMYITASFYQVILPFLRGKRIDAYNRTIRPFAYNVYDRFPSAQSSPQYEIIFYTTLVSAFITYTTTISSCGIAATFVTHACGQIEILMSRLNAIFDNFDDDLQLLNSRISTVVELHVRILRLTDTIEEALSEIFFTEVMSSSFLLCSIGWRLTGQWRTHDHVAFLTYSMYGVTILYNLFIFCYIGELLKGQCFRIGKVTYLIDWWKMPGKSGQALILLIAMANIPRPLTAGGIMELSVATFAAIVKTSVAYIRFVVSQDWSN; from the exons ATGTCTCTCGAAATTAACGGTCGCAAAAACTCGACAAACATCGtcgtagaaaatgaaaattatcaaAGCGATACGGATTGGAGTATACAATACATTCAAAAATTGCTCGTGATACTAGGTGTCTGGTCATtcgtcaagcaaaatccaCGAAAGACAGAACTCGCATTCTCgataataagaataataacGGGCGTGTTGCTAATAGCATTTGTGCTGATACCTTTGCTAATTTACTTGATTACGACGAAACAAAATTCGAcgggaaaaatgaaagttttcgGGCCGATACTGCTGCGTGTAGCAAATCTTATGaaatgtttcttcatgatttaTCGTCGCAACGTGATCAAGTTCTGTTTCGCTCACGTTAAAAACGATTGGAAGATAGCAACGAGTGTCTCGGATCATCaaattatgaagaaaaatgcatTGAACGGACGTCAAATAACGCTTTGTTGTATAGTCTTGATGTACATAACGGCTTCGTTTTATCAAGTTATATTGCCATTTTTACGCGGCAAAAGAATTGATGCTTACAACCGAACGATCCGACCATTCGCTTATAACGTTTACGACCGATTCCCCAGTGCCCAATCCTCTCCTCAatacgaaatcattttttacacCACCCTCGTCTCCGCTTTTATCACTTATACCACTACGATCTCTTCGTGCGGTATAGCCGCCACTTTTGTTACTCACGCTTGTGGCCAGATTGAAATTCTCATGTCTCGTCTCAATGCCATATTCGATAACTTCGATGACGATCTTCAACTTCTTAATTCTCGTATTTCGACCGTTGTTGAATTACACGTTAGAATACTCAG atTGACAGACACGATCGAAGAGGCGCTCAGCGAGATATTTTTCACAGAAGTCATGTCTTCGAGTTTTTTACTATGTTCCATCGGATGGCGGCTGACG GGACAATGGCGAACGCATGACCACGTAGCGTTTTTGACCTACTCCATGTATGGAGTTACCATACTCTATAATCTATTCATATTTTGCTACATAGGAGAGCTTCTCAAGGGACAA TGTTTTCGAATTGGTAAAGTCACGTATTTGATCGATTGGTGGAAAATGCCAGGGAAAAGTGGCCAAGCATTGATACTGCTTATTGCAATGGCTAACATTCCACGCCCCTTAACAGCGGGAGGAATAATGGAACTTTCGGTTGCTACTTTCGCGGCG ATTGTAAAAACGTCAGTTGCGTATATAAGGTTCGTCGTATCTCAGGATTGGTCGAATTGA
- the LOC122414737 gene encoding uncharacterized protein — protein MFLMSADGPDANSKKNSNDTVENKDYKEDLDRTIYYTKKLLRLLGVWSLVKKENPRKKELAMSVILITTCSLQVSFIMVPCILHVLLREKNVLIKIKLLAPIGVRAINLVKYCMLVYRRNVIKFCFDHVEHDWIIAPTDLDRKIMRRNANTGRRITLACVLFMYTSTWLFNGILPLVRGNKIDSLNRTIRPLAYPGYDLFVDSQSSPFYEFIYCNTVVSAWVLYTIIATTCSLAAIFVAHTCGQIEIIMSRLDTLFDNLDDEIATLEQRVSFIVRSHVRVLRLVSKIEEALNEILFMEVATSTSTICLLEYYCVREWQDSDNLAVFTYFLLLLSYSLSLFIFCHIGELLKERCSLIGKATYLTDWWKMPGKTGRALILVILTANIPRQLTAGRMIELSVASFGAIMKTSVVYLNMLRTMNI, from the exons ATGTTTCTGATGTCTGCCGACGGCCCGGACgcgaatagtaaaaaaaattcaaacgacaCGGTTGAAAATAAGGATTATAAAGAGGATCTGGATCGGACGATATACTATACAAAGAAACTGCTCCGGTTGCTCGGTGTTTGGTCAttggtgaaaaaagaaaatccgcGAAAGAAGGAGCTTGCGATGTCGGTAATACTGATAACGACGTGCTCGTTACAAGTATCGTTTATCATGGTACCCTGCATATTGCATGTCTtgttgagggaaaaaaatgtattgattAAGATAAAACTATTGGCACCGATCGGTGTTCGAGCGATCAATTTGGTGAAATATTGCATGCTCGTTTATCGTCGTAATGTGATcaagttttgtttcgatcaCGTTGAACATGATTGGATTATCGCACCGACCGATTTGGATCGGAAAATAATGAGGAGGAACGCCAACACGGGACGTCGCATAACTCTTGCATGCGTTCTATTTATGTACACAAGTACTTGGCTTTTCAATGGTATATTGCCCCTCGTACGTGGCAATAAAATAGACTCGCTCAATCGAACGATCAGACCCCTCGCATATCCCGGTTACGATTTATTCGTTGACTCTCAATCGTCTCCTTTCTACGAATTCATTTATTGCAACACCGTCGTGTCCGCTTGGGTCCTCTATACAATTATAGCCACTACGTGCAGTTTAGCTGCCATTTTTGTTGCTCATACCTGCGGCCAGATTGAGATTATCATGTCCCGTCTCGATACTCTCTTCGATAACCTCGATGATGAAATTGCGACCCTCGAACAGCGTGTTTCCTTCATTGTACGATCTCACGTTAGAGTACTCAG GCTGGTGAGCAAAATTGAAGAGGCTCTCAATGAGATTTTATTCATGGAAGTCGCCACCTCGACCTCAACAATATGTTTGCTCGAGTACTACTGTGTGAGG GAATGGCAAGACAGCGATAATCTTGCGGTATTCACATATTTTTTGCTCCTCCTTTCATATTCTCTCAGTTTATTCATATTTTGCCATATCGGTGAACTTCTGAAAGAACGC TGCAGTCTAATTGGAAAAGCGACGTATTTGACCGATTGGTGGAAAATGCCGGGGAAAACTGGACGGGCATTGATATTGGTAATATTAACGGCCAATATTCCACGTCAGTTGACAGCCGGTCGGATGATTGAACTCTCCGTGGCTAGTTTCGGGGCT ATTATGAAAACCTCGGTCGTGTATTTAAATATGCTAAGAACAATGAATATCTGA
- the LOC122414747 gene encoding uncharacterized protein has protein sequence MGNDGTYTNKPNFDRKINKIQNKNYSTDVDRMLRYTRWLLEILGVWPMVKKNIKKWEPLTSTLRIGMCLMLIAFFMIPCTLHIIFIEKNPTVRLTLVGPIGFCLTNILKYCSIISRREIIKSCMEHVEFDWMQIETKNDHEIMTRNVSIGQRLTIVCATFMYAGGFFYHAIMPIWSGKSVNERNETVRPLIYPGYDIFVDSQMSPYYEFIFYTHIVFSCVTSTITATACNLAAIFVAHACGQIELMMARLSTLFDGIEETSDLVKIRIDSIIKSHVRMLR, from the coding sequence ATGGGAAACGACGGGACGTATACCAATAAACCCAACTTTGACCGcaagataaataaaatacaaaataaaaactattcaaccgaCGTCGATCGTATGTTACGATATACACGATGGTTACTCGAGATACTCGGCGTCTGGCCGatggtgaaaaagaatataaaaaaatgggaacCTCTGACATCTACGCTGAGAATAGGAATGTGCTTGATGCTTATCGCTTTTTTCATGATACCGTGTACTTTGCATATTATATTTATCGAGAAGAATCCAACAGTCAGACTGACGCTCGTTGGCCCAATAGGCTTTTGTTTAACCAACATACTCAAGTATTGTTCGATAATATCTCGTCGCGAAATAATTAAAAGTTGCATGGAACACGTCGAGTTCGATTGGATGCAAATCGAAACTAAAAATGATCACGAAATAATGACTAGAAATGTTAGCATTGGACAACGTCTGACCATTGTTTGTGCAACGTTCATGTACGCCGGTGGCTTTTTTTATCATGCAATAATGCCGATATGGAGCGGCAAAAGCGTAAATGAACGGAATGAAACAGTCAGGCCTCTCATTTATCCCGGTTATGACATATTTGTTGATTCCCAGATGAGCCCGTAttacgaatttattttttacacgCACATCGTCTTCTCTTGTGTCACTTCTACTATCACCGCAACGGCGTGCAATCTGGCAGCTATTTTTGTAGCTCATGCCTGCGGTCAAATCGAATTGATGATGGCTCGTCTGAGCACCCTCTTCGACGGCATCGAGGAGACGAGCGATCTTGTCAAAATTCGTATTGATTCCATCATTAAATCTCACGTCAGAATGCTCAGGTGA